The sequence GCCCGCGCGCCGAGCGGAACGGTGAGCTGTCCGTTGCCGTGGCCCAGTCGCAGCCCGGCCAGGACCGGCACGCCCAGGTCGTACAGGCGATCCTTCAGCACCGCCGCAGCGTCCCACTCACCCGCTCCACCGACGCTGTTGGTGATCTGACCGATGGCCACCCCGGCGACCCTGGCCAGCACCCCCACCCGACGCAGCTCGGTCAGCATCCGGTCGATGCTGTACGGAGCCTCGTCCACGTCCTCGAAGAACAGGATCGCGTCGTCGAACCGTGGCGCGTCCCCCGCGCCGAGCGACGTGGAGATCATCGTCAGGGTGCCGCCGAGCAGAGGCCCCGATGCCGTCCCCGGCACCAGCACGGGGGCCGCTGTCTCGGCCGGGTCCCGGACGATCGTCACGGGCGCGGTGGTCATCACCGCCCTGCGGAGCGCCTCGGCCGACTCCGGGCCGGTGCGGGCGTCGTTCCAGTTGACCATGGGGCCGTAGAAGGTGACCAGACCGGTGTCGCGCCAGAGCTTGCCGTGGATGCTGGTGATGTCGCTGAAGCCGACCACCACCCGAGGATCCCGGCGCAGACCGGAGACGTCGATCTGGTCGACGATCCGCTGGGTGCCGTAGCCGCCGCGGGCGGCGAAGACAGCACGGATCCCGGGGTCGGTGAGCGCGGCGTTCAGGTCGGCCAGCCGCTGTGCGTCGGTGCCGGCCAGGTAGCCGTACGTGGCGAAGACGTGTGCGCCCAGCTCGACCTCCAGGCCCCAGCTGCGCAGGATCTCGATGCCGCGGGCCATGTTCGTGGGGTTGGGGGTGCCGCCGGGCGACACGACCCGAACCCGGTCACCGGGTGCCAACGCCGGCGCCCGCAGGGCGCGTTTCGCACCAGCCGGCGCGGCCTGCGCGGCCTCCGCCGAGCCGACGAGCACCGCGCCGCCGGCCGCCGCCGCTCCCATCCGCAGCATGTGTCGACGGGACAGGGGCAGCCGCCCGGCCCCCTGGAGCGTGGCTGGGTCTGTTCCAGAAGTGGTCACCGGCGTCCCCTCATCGTGATCAGACGATGTGCGAGCCGCCACAGCCTACGACAATCGTCGATGTCAGGCGGGGTCCACAAGGGACAGTGCCAGTCGCGGCGATCGCGCCTGGTTCGCGGATGTTTGCGAGGGTCGCCCGCCGACGGCGGGAAAGTCCGGGTCCACGCGTGACCCGTTTGTCGCCAGAGACCGTGGGAACTCGCCCCGTTCGTCAGCAGGCAGGCCAGACGGCATGCCGACGAGACCGAAGGAGCAGGCATGGACTACGAGCAGATGATCGCCACGGTACGACAGCGCGCGGGCCTGGGTGAGAACGAGGCCGTGCGGTCCGTACAGGCCGTCCTGTCGGTGCTCGGTGAACGGCTCGCCGGACAGGAGGCGGACAACCTGGCGGCACAGTTGCCGGATCGGCTGGACGCGTCGGTCACCCGTAATCCGCAGGGCCGCCGGTGGGACATTGGTGAGTTCCTGAAGCACGTCGGCGACCGCGAACAGGTCGCGAACGCCGACCAGGTGCGTCAGCACGCCCAGGCGGTGCTGCGTACCGTCGCGGAGGCGCTGAACGACGACGAGCGACACGACCTGCTCGCCCAGCTTCCCGGCGGCATCATCGACCTCTTCGGTGTCCCCACCCCACGCGGCTGAGCCTCGCGCCGATCGGGCTTCCCGGTGCGCTCACGGAATCGGCCACTCGTGCACAGGGCGGTTGCTGTGCATGAGGTCCACGTAGTGCCGGACCACCTCGCGCAGCGCCTCCGGCCGGTCCAGGTGGTCGGCCGACTCCAACCGGTGCAGCGTCTCCACCTGCCACGTCGCGCCGTTGCGGCTGGTCAGGCAGCGCTGCTCGATGATGCCGAGCAGCCGGTCCCGTTCGGCCGGGTCGAGCCCCCACCGGTCCAGGCCGTGAGACGCCAACGGCAGCAACCGGCGCAACACCAACTCGGTGACCGGCAGGTAGCCGAGACCGGGCCAGAAGACCTGCGCGT comes from Micromonospora vinacea and encodes:
- a CDS encoding DUF2267 domain-containing protein, whose translation is MDYEQMIATVRQRAGLGENEAVRSVQAVLSVLGERLAGQEADNLAAQLPDRLDASVTRNPQGRRWDIGEFLKHVGDREQVANADQVRQHAQAVLRTVAEALNDDERHDLLAQLPGGIIDLFGVPTPRG
- a CDS encoding S66 peptidase family protein — protein: MLRMGAAAAGGAVLVGSAEAAQAAPAGAKRALRAPALAPGDRVRVVSPGGTPNPTNMARGIEILRSWGLEVELGAHVFATYGYLAGTDAQRLADLNAALTDPGIRAVFAARGGYGTQRIVDQIDVSGLRRDPRVVVGFSDITSIHGKLWRDTGLVTFYGPMVNWNDARTGPESAEALRRAVMTTAPVTIVRDPAETAAPVLVPGTASGPLLGGTLTMISTSLGAGDAPRFDDAILFFEDVDEAPYSIDRMLTELRRVGVLARVAGVAIGQITNSVGGAGEWDAAAVLKDRLYDLGVPVLAGLRLGHGNGQLTVPLGARATIDAEAGTLTVEPGVRPR